The DNA sequence CGGTCGGGCCGCCACGGCTCCATGAGCACAATAGGCAGGCTATGGCCGAACCCGAAGGCAAGACTCCAGGCACCCAGTCGCCGTTCGTCGACCTGACTCGACCCGAGTGGGCACGACTACGCGATCAGATGCCCCTGCCCCTCACCGCCGAGGAATTGGAAGCGCTTCGTGGCCTCGGTGACGAGGTAGACCTGAACGAGGTCAGCGACATCTACCTCCCCCTGTCCCGCCTGCTGAACCTGCATGTGCGCGGCACCGCCCGCCTGCACGAAGCGACGACGACATTCCTGGGCTCGTTCGCCGAACGCACGCCATATGTGATCGGGATCGGCGGCTCGGTGGCTGTCGGAAAGTCCACCACCGCGCGGTTGCTGAGGCTGCTTCTTGCCCGGTGGCCGGATCATCCTCGTGTCGAGCTCGTGACCACTGACGGGTTCCTGCTTCCCAACGCTGAACTGGAGCGCCGGGGGCTCCTGCAACGTAAGGGGTTCCCTGAGTCGTACAACCGGCGGGCACTTCTGCGCTTCGTGGCGGCGGTGAAGTCGGGCGCCGCCGAGGTACGCGCACCAAAGTACTCTCACTTGACCTACGACGTCCTGCCCGACGAGCAGGTGGTGCTGAAACACCCGGACATCGTTCTCATCGAGGGCCTGAACGTGCTGCAGCCGGCCCGTCCGCGCGAAAACGGCGTGGCCGGCCTGGCGGTGAGCGACTTCTTCGACTTCTCGATCTACGTCGACGCCGAGCCGGGAGACATCCGCCAGTGGTACATCACCCGATTCCTGCGCCTACGAGAGACGGCCTTCCGGCGCCCGGAGTCGTACTTCCGCCGGTACGCCGATCTCGACCATGACGAGGCTGTCGCTCAGGCAGAACATCTCTGGGACACGATCAACGGGCCGAACCTGAGCCAGAACATCCAGCCGACTCGAGGGCGGGCCAAACTGGTGCTGACGAAGAACGCCGATCACGCTGTCCAGCGGGTCCGGCTGCGCAAGATCTGATCCGTGGCCGGAACGTGCCCGCGGGCGATGCCCTCGCCGATGTGAGCCTTGTGGCTCAGCCAGCAAGAACAAGATCCACGTTCGGCGAAAGTGCCACGGGAACGCCCTAAGAGTTCATCGATTCATCTAGGGTGTTGCCATGCACTTGCGCTATATGGCGCGCTCGGACGTTGGTCTCGGCCGTGACGGCAACGAAGACTCCGG is a window from the Phytoactinopolyspora mesophila genome containing:
- the coaA gene encoding type I pantothenate kinase codes for the protein MAEPEGKTPGTQSPFVDLTRPEWARLRDQMPLPLTAEELEALRGLGDEVDLNEVSDIYLPLSRLLNLHVRGTARLHEATTTFLGSFAERTPYVIGIGGSVAVGKSTTARLLRLLLARWPDHPRVELVTTDGFLLPNAELERRGLLQRKGFPESYNRRALLRFVAAVKSGAAEVRAPKYSHLTYDVLPDEQVVLKHPDIVLIEGLNVLQPARPRENGVAGLAVSDFFDFSIYVDAEPGDIRQWYITRFLRLRETAFRRPESYFRRYADLDHDEAVAQAEHLWDTINGPNLSQNIQPTRGRAKLVLTKNADHAVQRVRLRKI